tcatagcacggtagtgggagctgccagcttcacatgttttaactctgtcagagcactttgaaaaagtggtttgtggtatctggaaagctgatgttgcgtgtgaagattacagacaagctttatctaaggaggtctggctctcgaagttgagaaagtaatgcatcttcgattttcgaacaagcaatcctatcggggatctggctctcgagattcggagaacgatgcctcttcgatttttgggaaagcaatcctgctgggggtctggctctcgagattcggagagcggtgtctcttcgatttttgagaaagtaatcatgttgggagtctggctctcgagattcggagggcggtgcctcttcgattttggagcaagcaatcttgttgggagtgttttctcgaatgtgagtaaaggttgggcatgtttgctagtctaccttgccacgaagcacagaggttgacacacagggactttccaattatccagcaatggtaatgttcctttaccctctcttcgatttttgagaaagtaatcatgttgggagtctggctctcgagattcgggggacggtgcctcttcgattttggagcaagcaatcttgttggaagtgttttctcaaatgtgagtaaaggttgggcatgtttgctagtctaccttgccacgaagcacaaaggttgacacacagggactttccaattatccagcagtgatactgttcctttaccctctcttcgatttttgagaaagtaatcatgttgggagtctggctctcgagattcgaagggcggtgcctcttcgattttggagcaagcaatcttgttgggagtgttttctcgaatatgagtaaaggttgggcatgtttgctagtctaccttgccatgaagcacagaagttgacacaccgggactttccaattatccagcagtggtactgttcttttacccttgtgggtaataatatggtaactagaccttcaaaatttatgtgtctaaactttgttagtgttgtttctttgcaattcttttacccttcttggtcagagcgatgtagtgggagctgcaagcttcacgtgtctcaactttgtcagagaactttggcaaagttatctgtggtacccatgagctactgttgcgtgtgagaagtgggtgattgaacagtacgattcatgtgctttctacttcgccagaaatcttcgacataatgcccatagtttccgcaaagctgagtgtgcgtgtgacaggtgctgacaaggctggaaaagtaggtgcctcttcgatttctgagatcggccctcgtggtctctaagcagcccagcttttgagaaagcaagcctcttcgatttctgagatcggccttcgtggtctctgagcagcccagcttttgagaaagcaaacgcctcttcgatttctgagatcgaccctcgtggtctctgagcagcccagcttttgagaaagcaaacgcctcttcgatttctgaagcttcgtcgagtgcatatttttataggggctgacattaagttccaaagcacacttgaatatccaccagtagaagctccattcttgcacttctaagatcttgatttgtctgacctctactctcttcaacacctttgaaaatgtctggcccctccgaccgtcgttttgacttgaaccttgttgaagaggcagcctcgccttctccagacaacataggGCGCTCATCCTTCGTCttccctactggtcctcttaccgttggggattccatgatgaagaatgatatgaccgctgcggtagtggccaggaaccttctcactcccaaatataacagactactttccaaacagtctgatgagttggctgttaaggattctctggctctcagtgttcagtgtgcaggttctgtgtctaatatggcccaacgcctatttgctcgaacccgccaagttgaatcattggcggctgaagtgatgagtctcaaacaggagattagagggctcaagcatgagaataaacagttgcaccggctcgcacatgactatgctacaaacatgaagaggaagcttgaccaaatgaaggaatctgatggtcaggttttacttgatcatcagagatttgtgggtttgttccaaaggcatttattgccttcgtcttctagggctgtaccgcgtaatgaagctccaaatgatcaacctctgatgcctcctccttctagggttttgtccagtactgaggctccgaatgatccccctccggtgccttctctttctggggctctaccgactgctgagacttctcctaagcaacctttgtgaaggctccttcttgtttgtttattttgactcaagtatatgtacatatttgtaacttatcggggatatcaataaataagctttccttcatttcaacgtattgtgttaaatacaccaaagccagccttcttcgctaagttctttgaattttcttttgttgaagcttgtatgttgaagctttgtgagtggagcatataggttgaggtagtgttcccttaatttcccgagtgaggaaaacttctcggttggagacttagaaaatccaagtcactgagtgggatcggctatatgaatcttagaacaccattgtgttctgtcctgtgtcatgtcctccgttagatccaagtactctaagtcttttcttagggtctcttccaaagttttcctaggtcttcctctaccccttcggccctgaacctctgtcccatagtcgcatcttctaatcggagcgtcagtaggtcttctttgcacatgtccaagaTAATACTAACACCACAACACCGAACAGAAGAAGAGCAGCACCACAAAAAGACTACTCAACATAACAATGAATCAACAGAAAACTAGAACACTGATTAGCTAACATAAGCTTAGAAATTGAGACACAGAATGACTAAAGACGCCGAAAATCCCACTATACCCCACAAATCTTCACTCACTTCGCTCTTTATCTTActtatgtttcttttttttcataatttgacataaaaacaaaacatatttAACTTGTCTGAGTAAGACTATAGTATCTGCCAAAACTCCACTCCTGGTCATTCCTAGTGATGAGATAGTATAACCATCACTACTGAATCTATGCACCGTACTTTCAACCTTTTGCTACATTTAAAAACTGCATAAGCTCTCCTATTATGAAGACATCCAAGAAAATCATAAACTGTGTGTAGAGAGGCCACAGCACACCCAAAACATTGATaatcatgcatgcatgttaGTTTGGATTATAAGCACAAAAACAGACATTTCAATGAAAACTGGGCAATAATCAAAATCGTTGGTACTATAATAGCAAGATGTATTTATACAACCTAGTAACTGGAGTGAATCCAACTGCAAAACTAAAATAATGAATGAAAAGGTTAGATTTTGCAAATACCATTCCTTACAGCAGATATTCCGGCTTCCAAAGACAAGCTGAAAAAGTATGACAAGTTAATTTTTGAGTTCTCGATCCAAGAGTTAGGCATGCTGCATTACAACCTAATGCATTAGCTCCATTCTCGCTCCAGAGTCACCACACACACCTCCAACTCTTCAAAGACCTTTTTAAAACTCAGCGTCTCCTTGTAAGTAAATTATTGTGCATGTCCAGCAACCTTTCAAGGGATACAAGGGACCAAGTTTCCTCTGTTTGGGCATATACCTTTTGATTTAGGGAGTCAACTATTATGCTTACATTACCAAAGCCATACATCTGGTGACCATTATGCATCCTCCCAGGCTTAGGCCTAAATAGCAGCCCATTTTGCTGCGCATGGGCTTCAATAACATCTTTCAAACTCATCTCGTGACCAATGCCATCCATTTGAGCAGTGCCACCCAAGTTTGCatgtgctgctgctgctgctttctGCTGTGCCTCAAATTGCCTTTGCTCAAGCACCCTAAGGTAGCTAATATTCTCCTTCAAACCAGGTTGGACCACCTCCATACCCTCAACAGCCCGATTCATCATGTCAAGACCACAATTAAGCTGATACCGGATACTTTCATTTGCATGAAGCTCCTCAGGAATGAGTTCCTTCCAACCTTTGTACCAATTTAAAACCTCTTCAAAGTTCGGGTTCGAACATAACCAGTGATACAAAACCTGTAGCCACTTGGTgaagaaaaatttctccaatatATCTACCATTAGATGAATTGGAATAGCAGAAGCCCAACTCATCACCCAATTAAATTGATCAAGTGTCTGATCTGCAGGGTTCACTTGGAATTCTTGTAAGACAAGCTGCAACTTGGGTACTATAAATCTATACATAAGTTGTTCCCAACTCGCGGCATCAAACACCTTCTTCCACGGTGAGAGTATGGTATAGGCAGATCCATCGCTTGGGTGCCAAGCACCCAGAACATTACTCAACTTGAATCGTATTGTGTGATACAAGTCTTCCAACTTGTGTCCCAAGAGTGGTAGCCACGGATGCACCCACACATGGATGGGAACAGTGTCCCGGTGAGGTTCCCACAAGTCAACTGCGTCCTTCAATTTAGGAAAGATTACCATATCCAGTATGGAATGAAGGACAGAAGGAGGCAGCAAGTTCTCCCAAGACTCCAGAAAGCGAAGCATGGGTTCAGGGTCCTTGGGCTGCCATGTATTGACGCCAGCAATCCTCACGGCGGGTACCACCACCTCGGAAAGCAATTTGGTGTAAGGGGACATTGAGCTATCCCAAATATCCAGGTATTGCTCGCTCTCCCCCTCTCCATGAAGCAAAGCCTTCCAAGAAGATATTACATCCAACCCATGCGAGGGGTTCCTAAGAGGATCCCAGCCTTGAAACATCCTAATAAACAGAGGCAGAGCGAAGGAGCAGGCAATGCAAGACAAGTTACATAACTTATAGTCATCGGCGTATCTCTTCTGCAGGTCACGAAAGCCCTTTGTCAGGGAGTCCAGCGTCAATGTTCCCATGCTATTCTCTTCTCCCAGTCGATCTATGACGGTCCTAATATCCTCCAAGTTATCCAGGTGTTGCTTCTGCCTGGCCACCTCCGTCTCCAACCTCTCTTTCTCCTGGTTCAAGCTGATGGCCGTGTCCCGCTCATTCCTCAGGTCCCTGTCAATCTTCTGGATATCGAGCTCAGCTAAGTCCAGAATCAACCTGACGTTGTGCTGTAGCTCAGGCATGGGAAGATCCTCTTCCCTTGCTTTCTCTTCGGCATTCAAATTCTCCAGATTGGTCAAGACTCGAACCTGAGGTCCGCGCATATCAACCACCTTGTGCACAAGGACCTCTGTGCCTTCTTCCTGCTTCTGGGCTAACAACTCCTTGGCAGAGACATAATGGTCCTTGTTAGTCTTGTTCTTCTTCCAGGAAGGCTTCTTTTTGGTGGAGGTGGCAGCGGGCAAAGGCTTGCTCGGCTTTTCAGCTTCCAATTCTTGCAAGCTAGGCCGCTTGACCTCCGTCTCCTTGTAATCATTGAAACCCATGCCCATATTCTTTGGCCTCAGCTTGGCTTCAATAGGAGCGAGAATGCCTTGCTCGTTCTTCCCAAGTCCGCCTCCTTTGTAGCCCATGTTCTTAAGCATCTTCATTCCAATGCCCTTGGTGTGTTTCTCGAAGGCCCCCAGACCCCCATCCCCACCGCCCTTTGCTCCTAGTCCTGCAAATTGACGTTCTTCAGAAACTCCTCTACTCTGAGACTGACGACTAGTAAGCTTGAGCAATTTCATCTTTTCCCTCTCCTTGTGTCTCCTCTCCGCTCCCTCCTTTATCTTCTTCCCAAAAGCCGTCGGTAAAAAACTCTGctcatcctccacctcctcctcctcctcctcgccACCCAAAGAATCCGAATTCGGATTTTTAAAACCTAAACCGGAACCCGTAGCGGCACCAAATCCAAGGCCATTGGTGGCGCCGAGGCCAGGCCGCTTATCATCGTTTTGCTGCTTTGAATTGTCGTCGACCTCCTGGTTGGGCATGACGATTCCTGTGGAGACAAAACTGACGGGCTTGGTGAGGTCGACCCTTCGGTCTTTCCTGCGTTTTCTGGAGCCGTCG
Above is a window of Malus sylvestris chromosome 15, drMalSylv7.2, whole genome shotgun sequence DNA encoding:
- the LOC126602342 gene encoding uncharacterized protein LOC126602342, whose translation is MSGPSDRRFDLNLVEEAATPSPNNIWRLSFVSPTGPLTVGDSMMKNDMTAAVVARNLLTSKDNILLSKRSDELAVKDSLALNVLCAGSVSNMAQRLFARTRQVESLAAEVMSLKQEIRGLKHENKQLHRLAHDYATNMKRKLDQMKESDGQVLLDHQRFVGLFQRHLLPSSSRAVPRNEAPNDQPLMPPPSRVLSSTEAPNDPPPVPSLSGALPTAETSPKQPL
- the LOC126602341 gene encoding septin and tuftelin-interacting protein 1 homolog 1-like, which gives rise to MDDYQEMERFGMEEDYEDAQWIGGEFYYRKRKDKPVQTKDDVLYGIFTADSDDDDDNDGSRKRRKDRRVDLTKPVSFVSTGIVMPNQEVDDNSKQQNDDKRPGLGATNGLGFGAATGSGLGFKNPNSDSLGGEEEEEEVEDEQSFLPTAFGKKIKEGAERRHKEREKMKLLKLTSRQSQSRGVSEERQFAGLGAKGGGDGGLGAFEKHTKGIGMKMLKNMGYKGGGLGKNEQGILAPIEAKLRPKNMGMGFNDYKETEVKRPSLQELEAEKPSKPLPAATSTKKKPSWKKNKTNKDHYVSAKELLAQKQEEGTEVLVHKVVDMRGPQVRVLTNLENLNAEEKAREEDLPMPELQHNVRLILDLAELDIQKIDRDLRNERDTAISLNQEKERLETEVARQKQHLDNLEDIRTVIDRLGEENSMGTLTLDSLTKGFRDLQKRYADDYKLCNLSCIACSFALPLFIRMFQGWDPLRNPSHGLDVISSWKALLHGEGESEQYLDIWDSSMSPYTKLLSEVVVPAVRIAGVNTWQPKDPEPMLRFLESWENLLPPSVLHSILDMVIFPKLKDAVDLWEPHRDTVPIHVWVHPWLPLLGHKLEDLYHTIRFKLSNVLGAWHPSDGSAYTILSPWKKVFDAASWEQLMYRFIVPKLQLVLQEFQVNPADQTLDQFNWVMSWASAIPIHLMVDILEKFFFTKWLQVLYHWLCSNPNFEEVLNWYKGWKELIPEELHANESIRYQLNCGLDMMNRAVEGMEVVQPGLKENISYLRVLEQRQFEAQQKAAAAAHANLGGTAQMDGIGHEMSLKDVIEAHAQQNGLLFRPKPGRMHNGHQMYGFGNVSIIVDSLNQKVYAQTEETWSLVSLERLLDMHNNLLTRRR